From Pungitius pungitius chromosome 9, fPunPun2.1, whole genome shotgun sequence, one genomic window encodes:
- the aars2 gene encoding alanine--tRNA ligase, mitochondrial isoform X3 has protein sequence MLGLVLRGISGPPARLSARSARPFGSSPPPEMSAASVRSTFLDFFQDKHRHRLVPSSPVRPRGDPSLLFVNAGMNQFKPVFLGTADPRSEMASYQRVVNSQKCVRAGGKHNDLEDVGRDVYHHTFFEMLGNWSFGDYFKKEACCMAWSLLTEHYGIPADRLYVSYFAGDAVSGVPADEETRHIWLEIGVPPGRLLPFGPKENFWEMGNSGPCGPCTEIHYDHVGGRDAAALVNSDSPEVVEIWNLVFMQYNREVDHNLRQLPQFSVDTGMGLERLRSKVGPYGGRLGAVGLGKVDTAYRVVADHVRTLSVCIADGVHPGMSGAELVVRRVLRRAVRFCAEVLQAPQGTLASLVPTVAHILGDVYPELHREQNRIMDVINENEAHFLSSLQHGSRLIQRTLNRKDYKHGVFPASVAWSLHRDLGFPLDLVDIMLEEKEVQVDREELDRLMKESQKVTSGLQSGGPSQVTLDILSLAELHRRGVPHTEDGLKYQYRLDKDRYVFPACCATVLALYAGHTLVSEVTEGQRCGVILDQTCFYSEQGGQSHDRGYFTRDGLQDVVYPVEAVVLAGGYVVHEVTATDYLKTGDQVQLHLDQVHRLSCMVNHTATHLLNFALRKVLGASVQQRGSKVSADRLRFDFSVKKSLDKSQLQQVDRCVNDIIRANHIVHSQELPLREANRIEGLRTVDEVYPDPVRVVSVEVQVSELLEGETGPETSVELCCGTHLLQTGAIEDLLIVSERQTVKGISRIVAVTRRDAKRAREEGQALSQEVSSLSARMTDSAPSSIDAAQRFAKEVGLLSDAVDNTPLPQWQRSDLQGRLKALQRTSNTAVRKLEAREAALIAQRLLEKAGRKALQVDSVETDSLSILMKTVNQLSAAAPHSYVMLLAHQRHSGKVLCACQVPKDSPTLSACDWAGAVCRHLGGVAGGSVLVAKGTGTSGDIAEALGWAEEFARQETQL, from the exons ATGTTGGGTCTGGTGCTCCGGGGGATCAGCGGGCCTCCGGCCCGTCTCTCTGCCCGCTCAGCTCGCCCCTTTGGCAGCTCTCCTCCGCCAGAGATGTCCGCTGCCTCGGTCCGCAGCACCTTCCTGGACTTCTTCCAGGACAAACACCGACACCGACTGGTTCCGTCCTCCCCGGTGCGGCCCAGAGGAGACCCCAGCCTGCTGTTCGTCAACGCCGGCATGAACCAG TTCAAACCGGTCTTCCTGGGTACCGCTGACCCCCGCAGTGAGATGGCTTCGTACCAACGAGTCGTCAACTCTCAGAAGTGCGTCCGAGCCGGCGGGAAACACAACGACCTGGAGGATGTCGGCCGGGACGTCTACCACCACACCTTCTTTGAGATGCTGGGGAACTGGTCCTTTGGAGACTACTTCAAG aaggaggCGTGCTGCATGGCGTGGAGCCTCCTCACAGAGCATTATGGGATACCTGCTGACAGACTGTACGTGTCGTACTTTGCTGGAGACGCTGTGTCTGGGGTTCCAGCTGATGAAGAGACTCGACACATCTGGCTGGAGATCGG GGTTCCTCCGGGTCGCCTCCTGCCCTTCGGCCCGAAGGAGAACTTCTGGGAGATGGGGAACTCGGGCCCCTGTGGGCCCTGCACCGAGATCCACTACGACCACGTTGGAGGACGAGATGCTGCGGCGCTGGTCAACTCAGACAGTCCTGAAGTGGTGGAGATCTGGAACCTGGTCTTCATGCAATACAACAG ggaaGTGGACCACAATCTGCGGCAGCTGCCCCAGTTCAGTGTGGATACTGGGATGGGACTGGAGAGACTG aggtcaaaggtcgggcCTTACGGGGGCCGGCTGGGCGCGGTGGGCCTGGGGAAGGTGGACACGGCGTACCGGGTGGTGGCCGACCACGTCCGCACGCTATCAGTCTGCATCGCTGACGGAGTCCACCCCGGCATGTCGGGAGCAGA GTTGGTGGTGAGGAGGGTTCTGAGGCGGGCGGTCCGGTTCTGTGCCGAAGTCCTTCAGGCTCCTCAAGGAACGCTGGCCAGCCTCGTTCCAACCGTGGCCCACATCCTG GGCGATGTGTATCCAGAGCTGCACAGGGAACAGAACCGG ATCATGGACGTCATCAATGAGAACGAGGCTCACTTCCTGTCGTCCCTGCAGCACGGCAGCAGGCTCATCCAGAGAACGCTCAACAGGAAGGACTACAAACATGGCGTCTTCCCAG CCTCTGTGGCTTGGTCTCTGCACAGGGACCTGGGCTTCCCTCTGGACCTGGTGGACATaatgctggaggagaaggaggtccaGGTGGACCGAGAGGAGCTGGACCGTCTGATGAAGGAGAGCCAGAAG gtgacGTCTGGTCTTCAGTCAGGTGGTCCTTCTCAGGTGACTTTGGACATCCTTAGCCTGGCAGAGCTGCATCGTCGCGGTGTCCCTCACACGGAGGACGGTCTGAAGTACCAGTACAGACTGGACAAGGACAGATACG TTTTCCCAGCATGCTGTGCGACGGTCCTGGCTCTGTATGCCGGTCACACTCTGGTGTCAGAGGTCACTGAGGGTCAGCGCTGTGGGGTCATCCTGGATCAGACCTGCTTCTACTCCGAGCAAGGAGGACAGTCACATGACCGGGGCTACTTCACCCGGGACGGGCTGCAG GACGTTGTGTACCCGGTGGAGGCGGTGGTCCTGGCGGGGGGGTATGTGGTCCATGAAGTGACGGCCACAGACTACCTTAAGACTGGAGACCAGGTCCAGCTACACCTGGACCAG GTCCACAGGTTGTCCTGCATGGTGAATCACACAGCCACTCACCTCCTGAACTTTGCTCTGAGGAAAGTTCTGGGAGCTTCTGTCCAGCAGAGAGGATCCAAAGTGTCAGCAGATCGCCTGCGTTTTGACTTCAGTGTGAAG AAGTCTTTGGACAAATCACAGCTGCAACAGGTAGACAGGTGTgtcaatgacatcatcagagCCAATCACATTGTCCACAGCCAGGAGCTCCCTCTGAGGGAGGCCAATAGAATCGAGGGACTGAGGACCGTGGACGAG GTGTATCCGGACCCTGTGCGGGTGGTGTCTGTGGAGGTCCAGGTGTCTGAGCTGTTAGAGGGCGAGACGGGCCCAGAGACGTCTGTGGAGCTTTGCTGTGGGAC TCACCTGCTGCAGACCGGAGCCATCGAGGACCTGCTGATCGTCTCTGAGAGACAGACGGTGAAAGGAATCAGTCGCATCGTCGCTGTGACGCGACGGGACGCCAAACGG GCTCGGGAGGAGGGTCAAGCGTTGTCTCAGGAAGTGAGCTCACTGTCAGCCAGAATGACAGACTCCGCCCCCTCCAGCATAGACGCCGCCCAGCGCTTCGCAAAGGAGGTTGGACTCCTCTCTGAT GCCGTGGataacacccccctccctcagtggcAACGCAGCGATCTGCAGGGTCGCCTCAAAGCGCTGCAGAGGACCAGTAACACCGCCGTCAGGAAGCTGGAGGCCAGAGAG GCAGCACTGATAGCTCAGCGTCTGCTGGAAAAGGCCGGCAGGAAGGCGCTGCAGGTGGATTCTGTGGAGACGGACTCTCTGTCG ATTTTGATGAAGACGGTGAACCAGCTGAGCGCTGCAGCTCCTCACAGTTACGTGATGCTGCTCGCGCACCAAAGGCATTCTGGGAAGGTTCTGTGTGCCTGTCAGGTACCCAAG gACTCCCCAACGCTGTCGGCATGTGATTGGGCGGGGGCAGTGTGTCGTCACCTTGGCGGTGTTGCTGGGGGCTCTGTGCTGGTTGCCAAGGGAACGGGGACCAGCGGCGACATCGCCGAGGCCCTGGGGTGGGCGGAGGAGTTTGCTCGCCAGGAAACACAATTGTGA
- the aars2 gene encoding alanine--tRNA ligase, mitochondrial isoform X2: MLGLVLRGISGPPARLSARSARPFGSSPPPEMSAASVRSTFLDFFQDKHRHRLVPSSPVRPRGDPSLLFVNAGMNQFKPVFLGTADPRSEMASYQRVVNSQKCVRAGGKHNDLEDVGRDVYHHTFFEMLGNWSFGDYFKKEACCMAWSLLTEHYGIPADRLYVSYFAGDAVSGVPADEETRHIWLEIGVPPGRLLPFGPKENFWEMGNSGPCGPCTEIHYDHVGGRDAAALVNSDSPEVVEIWNLVFMQYNREVDHNLRQLPQFSVDTGMGLERLVSVLQGKRSNYDTDLFTPLLHAIHQRSKVGPYGGRLGAVGLGKVDTAYRVVADHVRTLSVCIADGVHPGMSGAELVVRRVLRRAVRFCAEVLQAPQGTLASLVPTVAHILGDVYPELHREQNRIMDVINENEAHFLSSLQHGSRLIQRTLNRKDYKHGVFPASVAWSLHRDLGFPLDLVDIMLEEKEVQVDREELDRLMKESQKVTSGLQSGGPSQVTLDILSLAELHRRGVPHTEDGLKYQYRLDKDRYVFPACCATVLALYAGHTLVSEVTEGQRCGVILDQTCFYSEQGGQSHDRGYFTRDGLQDVVYPVEAVVLAGGYVVHEVTATDYLKTGDQVQLHLDQVHRLSCMVNHTATHLLNFALRKVLGASVQQRGSKVSADRLRFDFSVKSLDKSQLQQVDRCVNDIIRANHIVHSQELPLREANRIEGLRTVDEVYPDPVRVVSVEVQVSELLEGETGPETSVELCCGTHLLQTGAIEDLLIVSERQTVKGISRIVAVTRRDAKRAREEGQALSQEVSSLSARMTDSAPSSIDAAQRFAKEVGLLSDAVDNTPLPQWQRSDLQGRLKALQRTSNTAVRKLEAREAALIAQRLLEKAGRKALQVDSVETDSLSILMKTVNQLSAAAPHSYVMLLAHQRHSGKVLCACQVPKDSPTLSACDWAGAVCRHLGGVAGGSVLVAKGTGTSGDIAEALGWAEEFARQETQL, translated from the exons ATGTTGGGTCTGGTGCTCCGGGGGATCAGCGGGCCTCCGGCCCGTCTCTCTGCCCGCTCAGCTCGCCCCTTTGGCAGCTCTCCTCCGCCAGAGATGTCCGCTGCCTCGGTCCGCAGCACCTTCCTGGACTTCTTCCAGGACAAACACCGACACCGACTGGTTCCGTCCTCCCCGGTGCGGCCCAGAGGAGACCCCAGCCTGCTGTTCGTCAACGCCGGCATGAACCAG TTCAAACCGGTCTTCCTGGGTACCGCTGACCCCCGCAGTGAGATGGCTTCGTACCAACGAGTCGTCAACTCTCAGAAGTGCGTCCGAGCCGGCGGGAAACACAACGACCTGGAGGATGTCGGCCGGGACGTCTACCACCACACCTTCTTTGAGATGCTGGGGAACTGGTCCTTTGGAGACTACTTCAAG aaggaggCGTGCTGCATGGCGTGGAGCCTCCTCACAGAGCATTATGGGATACCTGCTGACAGACTGTACGTGTCGTACTTTGCTGGAGACGCTGTGTCTGGGGTTCCAGCTGATGAAGAGACTCGACACATCTGGCTGGAGATCGG GGTTCCTCCGGGTCGCCTCCTGCCCTTCGGCCCGAAGGAGAACTTCTGGGAGATGGGGAACTCGGGCCCCTGTGGGCCCTGCACCGAGATCCACTACGACCACGTTGGAGGACGAGATGCTGCGGCGCTGGTCAACTCAGACAGTCCTGAAGTGGTGGAGATCTGGAACCTGGTCTTCATGCAATACAACAG ggaaGTGGACCACAATCTGCGGCAGCTGCCCCAGTTCAGTGTGGATACTGGGATGGGACTGGAGAGACTGGTGAGCGTCCTGCAGGGTAAAAGGTCAAACTACGACACTGACCTGTTCACCCCGCTGCTCCACGCCATCCACCAG aggtcaaaggtcgggcCTTACGGGGGCCGGCTGGGCGCGGTGGGCCTGGGGAAGGTGGACACGGCGTACCGGGTGGTGGCCGACCACGTCCGCACGCTATCAGTCTGCATCGCTGACGGAGTCCACCCCGGCATGTCGGGAGCAGA GTTGGTGGTGAGGAGGGTTCTGAGGCGGGCGGTCCGGTTCTGTGCCGAAGTCCTTCAGGCTCCTCAAGGAACGCTGGCCAGCCTCGTTCCAACCGTGGCCCACATCCTG GGCGATGTGTATCCAGAGCTGCACAGGGAACAGAACCGG ATCATGGACGTCATCAATGAGAACGAGGCTCACTTCCTGTCGTCCCTGCAGCACGGCAGCAGGCTCATCCAGAGAACGCTCAACAGGAAGGACTACAAACATGGCGTCTTCCCAG CCTCTGTGGCTTGGTCTCTGCACAGGGACCTGGGCTTCCCTCTGGACCTGGTGGACATaatgctggaggagaaggaggtccaGGTGGACCGAGAGGAGCTGGACCGTCTGATGAAGGAGAGCCAGAAG gtgacGTCTGGTCTTCAGTCAGGTGGTCCTTCTCAGGTGACTTTGGACATCCTTAGCCTGGCAGAGCTGCATCGTCGCGGTGTCCCTCACACGGAGGACGGTCTGAAGTACCAGTACAGACTGGACAAGGACAGATACG TTTTCCCAGCATGCTGTGCGACGGTCCTGGCTCTGTATGCCGGTCACACTCTGGTGTCAGAGGTCACTGAGGGTCAGCGCTGTGGGGTCATCCTGGATCAGACCTGCTTCTACTCCGAGCAAGGAGGACAGTCACATGACCGGGGCTACTTCACCCGGGACGGGCTGCAG GACGTTGTGTACCCGGTGGAGGCGGTGGTCCTGGCGGGGGGGTATGTGGTCCATGAAGTGACGGCCACAGACTACCTTAAGACTGGAGACCAGGTCCAGCTACACCTGGACCAG GTCCACAGGTTGTCCTGCATGGTGAATCACACAGCCACTCACCTCCTGAACTTTGCTCTGAGGAAAGTTCTGGGAGCTTCTGTCCAGCAGAGAGGATCCAAAGTGTCAGCAGATCGCCTGCGTTTTGACTTCAGTGTGAAG TCTTTGGACAAATCACAGCTGCAACAGGTAGACAGGTGTgtcaatgacatcatcagagCCAATCACATTGTCCACAGCCAGGAGCTCCCTCTGAGGGAGGCCAATAGAATCGAGGGACTGAGGACCGTGGACGAG GTGTATCCGGACCCTGTGCGGGTGGTGTCTGTGGAGGTCCAGGTGTCTGAGCTGTTAGAGGGCGAGACGGGCCCAGAGACGTCTGTGGAGCTTTGCTGTGGGAC TCACCTGCTGCAGACCGGAGCCATCGAGGACCTGCTGATCGTCTCTGAGAGACAGACGGTGAAAGGAATCAGTCGCATCGTCGCTGTGACGCGACGGGACGCCAAACGG GCTCGGGAGGAGGGTCAAGCGTTGTCTCAGGAAGTGAGCTCACTGTCAGCCAGAATGACAGACTCCGCCCCCTCCAGCATAGACGCCGCCCAGCGCTTCGCAAAGGAGGTTGGACTCCTCTCTGAT GCCGTGGataacacccccctccctcagtggcAACGCAGCGATCTGCAGGGTCGCCTCAAAGCGCTGCAGAGGACCAGTAACACCGCCGTCAGGAAGCTGGAGGCCAGAGAG GCAGCACTGATAGCTCAGCGTCTGCTGGAAAAGGCCGGCAGGAAGGCGCTGCAGGTGGATTCTGTGGAGACGGACTCTCTGTCG ATTTTGATGAAGACGGTGAACCAGCTGAGCGCTGCAGCTCCTCACAGTTACGTGATGCTGCTCGCGCACCAAAGGCATTCTGGGAAGGTTCTGTGTGCCTGTCAGGTACCCAAG gACTCCCCAACGCTGTCGGCATGTGATTGGGCGGGGGCAGTGTGTCGTCACCTTGGCGGTGTTGCTGGGGGCTCTGTGCTGGTTGCCAAGGGAACGGGGACCAGCGGCGACATCGCCGAGGCCCTGGGGTGGGCGGAGGAGTTTGCTCGCCAGGAAACACAATTGTGA
- the aars2 gene encoding alanine--tRNA ligase, mitochondrial isoform X1, with translation MLGLVLRGISGPPARLSARSARPFGSSPPPEMSAASVRSTFLDFFQDKHRHRLVPSSPVRPRGDPSLLFVNAGMNQFKPVFLGTADPRSEMASYQRVVNSQKCVRAGGKHNDLEDVGRDVYHHTFFEMLGNWSFGDYFKKEACCMAWSLLTEHYGIPADRLYVSYFAGDAVSGVPADEETRHIWLEIGVPPGRLLPFGPKENFWEMGNSGPCGPCTEIHYDHVGGRDAAALVNSDSPEVVEIWNLVFMQYNREVDHNLRQLPQFSVDTGMGLERLVSVLQGKRSNYDTDLFTPLLHAIHQRSKVGPYGGRLGAVGLGKVDTAYRVVADHVRTLSVCIADGVHPGMSGAELVVRRVLRRAVRFCAEVLQAPQGTLASLVPTVAHILGDVYPELHREQNRIMDVINENEAHFLSSLQHGSRLIQRTLNRKDYKHGVFPASVAWSLHRDLGFPLDLVDIMLEEKEVQVDREELDRLMKESQKVTSGLQSGGPSQVTLDILSLAELHRRGVPHTEDGLKYQYRLDKDRYVFPACCATVLALYAGHTLVSEVTEGQRCGVILDQTCFYSEQGGQSHDRGYFTRDGLQDVVYPVEAVVLAGGYVVHEVTATDYLKTGDQVQLHLDQVHRLSCMVNHTATHLLNFALRKVLGASVQQRGSKVSADRLRFDFSVKKSLDKSQLQQVDRCVNDIIRANHIVHSQELPLREANRIEGLRTVDEVYPDPVRVVSVEVQVSELLEGETGPETSVELCCGTHLLQTGAIEDLLIVSERQTVKGISRIVAVTRRDAKRAREEGQALSQEVSSLSARMTDSAPSSIDAAQRFAKEVGLLSDAVDNTPLPQWQRSDLQGRLKALQRTSNTAVRKLEAREAALIAQRLLEKAGRKALQVDSVETDSLSILMKTVNQLSAAAPHSYVMLLAHQRHSGKVLCACQVPKDSPTLSACDWAGAVCRHLGGVAGGSVLVAKGTGTSGDIAEALGWAEEFARQETQL, from the exons ATGTTGGGTCTGGTGCTCCGGGGGATCAGCGGGCCTCCGGCCCGTCTCTCTGCCCGCTCAGCTCGCCCCTTTGGCAGCTCTCCTCCGCCAGAGATGTCCGCTGCCTCGGTCCGCAGCACCTTCCTGGACTTCTTCCAGGACAAACACCGACACCGACTGGTTCCGTCCTCCCCGGTGCGGCCCAGAGGAGACCCCAGCCTGCTGTTCGTCAACGCCGGCATGAACCAG TTCAAACCGGTCTTCCTGGGTACCGCTGACCCCCGCAGTGAGATGGCTTCGTACCAACGAGTCGTCAACTCTCAGAAGTGCGTCCGAGCCGGCGGGAAACACAACGACCTGGAGGATGTCGGCCGGGACGTCTACCACCACACCTTCTTTGAGATGCTGGGGAACTGGTCCTTTGGAGACTACTTCAAG aaggaggCGTGCTGCATGGCGTGGAGCCTCCTCACAGAGCATTATGGGATACCTGCTGACAGACTGTACGTGTCGTACTTTGCTGGAGACGCTGTGTCTGGGGTTCCAGCTGATGAAGAGACTCGACACATCTGGCTGGAGATCGG GGTTCCTCCGGGTCGCCTCCTGCCCTTCGGCCCGAAGGAGAACTTCTGGGAGATGGGGAACTCGGGCCCCTGTGGGCCCTGCACCGAGATCCACTACGACCACGTTGGAGGACGAGATGCTGCGGCGCTGGTCAACTCAGACAGTCCTGAAGTGGTGGAGATCTGGAACCTGGTCTTCATGCAATACAACAG ggaaGTGGACCACAATCTGCGGCAGCTGCCCCAGTTCAGTGTGGATACTGGGATGGGACTGGAGAGACTGGTGAGCGTCCTGCAGGGTAAAAGGTCAAACTACGACACTGACCTGTTCACCCCGCTGCTCCACGCCATCCACCAG aggtcaaaggtcgggcCTTACGGGGGCCGGCTGGGCGCGGTGGGCCTGGGGAAGGTGGACACGGCGTACCGGGTGGTGGCCGACCACGTCCGCACGCTATCAGTCTGCATCGCTGACGGAGTCCACCCCGGCATGTCGGGAGCAGA GTTGGTGGTGAGGAGGGTTCTGAGGCGGGCGGTCCGGTTCTGTGCCGAAGTCCTTCAGGCTCCTCAAGGAACGCTGGCCAGCCTCGTTCCAACCGTGGCCCACATCCTG GGCGATGTGTATCCAGAGCTGCACAGGGAACAGAACCGG ATCATGGACGTCATCAATGAGAACGAGGCTCACTTCCTGTCGTCCCTGCAGCACGGCAGCAGGCTCATCCAGAGAACGCTCAACAGGAAGGACTACAAACATGGCGTCTTCCCAG CCTCTGTGGCTTGGTCTCTGCACAGGGACCTGGGCTTCCCTCTGGACCTGGTGGACATaatgctggaggagaaggaggtccaGGTGGACCGAGAGGAGCTGGACCGTCTGATGAAGGAGAGCCAGAAG gtgacGTCTGGTCTTCAGTCAGGTGGTCCTTCTCAGGTGACTTTGGACATCCTTAGCCTGGCAGAGCTGCATCGTCGCGGTGTCCCTCACACGGAGGACGGTCTGAAGTACCAGTACAGACTGGACAAGGACAGATACG TTTTCCCAGCATGCTGTGCGACGGTCCTGGCTCTGTATGCCGGTCACACTCTGGTGTCAGAGGTCACTGAGGGTCAGCGCTGTGGGGTCATCCTGGATCAGACCTGCTTCTACTCCGAGCAAGGAGGACAGTCACATGACCGGGGCTACTTCACCCGGGACGGGCTGCAG GACGTTGTGTACCCGGTGGAGGCGGTGGTCCTGGCGGGGGGGTATGTGGTCCATGAAGTGACGGCCACAGACTACCTTAAGACTGGAGACCAGGTCCAGCTACACCTGGACCAG GTCCACAGGTTGTCCTGCATGGTGAATCACACAGCCACTCACCTCCTGAACTTTGCTCTGAGGAAAGTTCTGGGAGCTTCTGTCCAGCAGAGAGGATCCAAAGTGTCAGCAGATCGCCTGCGTTTTGACTTCAGTGTGAAG AAGTCTTTGGACAAATCACAGCTGCAACAGGTAGACAGGTGTgtcaatgacatcatcagagCCAATCACATTGTCCACAGCCAGGAGCTCCCTCTGAGGGAGGCCAATAGAATCGAGGGACTGAGGACCGTGGACGAG GTGTATCCGGACCCTGTGCGGGTGGTGTCTGTGGAGGTCCAGGTGTCTGAGCTGTTAGAGGGCGAGACGGGCCCAGAGACGTCTGTGGAGCTTTGCTGTGGGAC TCACCTGCTGCAGACCGGAGCCATCGAGGACCTGCTGATCGTCTCTGAGAGACAGACGGTGAAAGGAATCAGTCGCATCGTCGCTGTGACGCGACGGGACGCCAAACGG GCTCGGGAGGAGGGTCAAGCGTTGTCTCAGGAAGTGAGCTCACTGTCAGCCAGAATGACAGACTCCGCCCCCTCCAGCATAGACGCCGCCCAGCGCTTCGCAAAGGAGGTTGGACTCCTCTCTGAT GCCGTGGataacacccccctccctcagtggcAACGCAGCGATCTGCAGGGTCGCCTCAAAGCGCTGCAGAGGACCAGTAACACCGCCGTCAGGAAGCTGGAGGCCAGAGAG GCAGCACTGATAGCTCAGCGTCTGCTGGAAAAGGCCGGCAGGAAGGCGCTGCAGGTGGATTCTGTGGAGACGGACTCTCTGTCG ATTTTGATGAAGACGGTGAACCAGCTGAGCGCTGCAGCTCCTCACAGTTACGTGATGCTGCTCGCGCACCAAAGGCATTCTGGGAAGGTTCTGTGTGCCTGTCAGGTACCCAAG gACTCCCCAACGCTGTCGGCATGTGATTGGGCGGGGGCAGTGTGTCGTCACCTTGGCGGTGTTGCTGGGGGCTCTGTGCTGGTTGCCAAGGGAACGGGGACCAGCGGCGACATCGCCGAGGCCCTGGGGTGGGCGGAGGAGTTTGCTCGCCAGGAAACACAATTGTGA
- the capn2l gene encoding calpain 2, (m/II) large subunit, like — MTGIAATVQHRRDQDRGIGSFGQALKFLNQDYEALRRRCLESGRLFQDETFPAHGSSLGFKELGPESSKTRGVSWERPTELTSDPQFIVSGASRTDICQGALGDCWLLAAIASLTLNEEVLARVVPHGQSFRNGEYAGIFHFQFWQFGEWLDVVIDDRLPVKDGELMFVHSAEGREFWSALLEKAYAKLNGCYEALSGGSTTEGFEDFTGGIAEVHDLNKPDPHLFHIIQKGQNRGSLMGCSIDITTSSDSEAVTSQKLVKGHAYSVTGTAQVEFRGNLEELIRIRNPWGQVEWTGAWSDNSAQWRQISDEDRERLSHRSEDGEFWMSFNDFLHHYSRLEICNLTPDALSDDSVSKWALSKFDGSWRRGSTAGGCRNFPNTFWTNPQFVIRLDEEDDDPNDGESGCSFVVGLIQKNRRRMRKMGEDMHTVGFAIYEVPEEFCGQRNVHLNRNFFLRNASAARSETFINLREVCSRFCLPPGEYLIIPSTFEANKDGDFCVRVFSEKQAEFQELDDPIESRVEKIEIDEDNVDDRFRSLFGQLAGGDCEISTHELLKILNKVVTRRSDIKTDGFSISTCRNMVNMLDKDGSGKLGLLEFKVLWTKIDNYLKIYRQKDVDNSGTMSSSEMRTAVEEAGFSLNNPLHQVLVARYSDPDLTIDFDNFVSCLVRLETMFDTFNMLDKDNSGTVEFNLMEWLNVSLL; from the exons atgACGGGCATCGCCGCCACCGTTCAGCACCGCAGGGACCAGGACCGGGGCATCGGCTCCTTCGGCCAGGCGCTGAAGTTCCTGAACCAGGATTACGAGGCTTTGCGGCGGCGCTGCTTGGAGAGTGGCCGCCTGTTCCAGGACGAGACCTTCCCGGCTCACGGTTCCTCTCTGGGATTCAAGGAGCTGGGCCCTGAATCCTCCAAAACCCGCGGGGTGTCCTGGGAGAGGCCGACG GAGTTGACCTCCGACCCGCAGTTCATCGTCTCCGGAGCCTCAAGGACGGACATCTGTCAGGGAGCTCTGG GTGACTGCTGGCTGCTCGCCGCCATCGCCTCTCTGACCCTGAACGAGGAAGTTCTGGCTCGAGTCGTCCCACACGGGCAAAGCTTCAGGAATGGAGAGTACGCAGGCATCTTCCACTTCCAG TTCTGGCAGTTCGGGGAATGGCTGGACGTTGTCATTGATGACCGTCTGCCAGTCAAAGATGGAGAGCTGATGTTCGTCCACTCAGCAGAGGGGAGGGAGTTCTGGAGTGCTCTGCTGGAGAAGGCCTACGCCAA GTTGAACGGATGCTACGAGGCTCTGTCTGGAGGATCCACCACGGAGGGTTTTGAGGACTTCACCGGCGGGATCGCTGAGGTCCATGACCTCAACAAACCGGATCCACATCTGTTCCACATCATTCAGAAGGGTCAGAACCGTGGGTCTCTGATGGGCTGCTCCATAGAC ATCACAACCTCATCAGACTCTGAGGCAGTTACCTCTCAGAAGCTGGTGAAAGGCCACGCCTACTCTGTGACGGGGACAGCTCAG GTGGAGTTCCGTGGAAACCTGGAGGAGCTGATTCGGATCAGGAACCCTTGGGGTCAGGTGGAGTGGACCGGAGCCTGGAGTGACAA CTCGGCTCAGTGGCGTCAGATCAGTGACGAGGACAGAGAGCGTTTGAGTCATCGCTCAGAGGACGGAGAGTTCTG GATGTCCTTCAATGACTTCCTGCATCACTACTCCCGGCTGGAGATCTGTAATCTGACGCCGGACGCCCTGAGCGACGACTCCGTCTCCAAGTGGGCTCTGTCCAAGTTCGACGGAAGCTGGAGAAGAGGGTCCACTGCTGGGGGCTGCAGGAACTTTCCCA ACACGTTCTGGACGAACCCCCAGTTTGTGATCCGgttggacgaggaggacgacgacccTAATGACGGCGAGAGCGGCTGCAGCTTTGTAGTCGGCCTGATCCAGAAGAACCGCAGACGCATGAGGAAGATGGGTGAGGACATGCACACGGTGGGATTCGCCATCTACGAG GTCCCTGAGGAG TTCTGTGGCCAGAGGAACGTCCACCTGAACAGGAATTTCTTCCTGAGAAACGCATCAGCTGCTCGCTCCGAGACCTTCATCAACCTGCGAGAGGTCTGCAGCCGCTTCTGCCTCCCGCCGGGGGAGTACCTGATCATCCCGTCCACCTTCGAAGCCAACAAGGACGGGGACTTCTGCGTCCGCGTTTTCTCAGAGAAACAAGCAGAGTTCCA AGAACTGGACGACCCCATCGAGTCCAGAGTGGAGAAG ATCGAGATTGATGAAGACAACGTAGATGATCGGTTTCGGAGTCTGTTTGGACAACTGGCGGGAGGg GACTGTGAGATCTCAACCCATGAGCTTCTGAAGATCCTCAACAAAGTGGTGACCAGAC GTTCTGACATCAAGACAGACGGCTTCAGCATCTCGACGTGTCGCAACATGGTCAACATGCTAGAC AAAGACGGCAGCGGCAAACTGGGTCTGCTGGAGTTTAAAGTGCTGTGGACCAAAATTGACAACTACCTG AAAATCTACCGTCAGAAGGACGTTGACAACTCTGGGACGATGAGCTCCTCTGAGATGCGGACGGCTGTGGAGGAAGCAG GCTTTAGTCTGAACAACCCGCTGCATCAGGTCCTGGTGGCTCGGTACAGTGACCCGGACCTCACCATCGACTTCGACAACTTTGTGAGCTGTTTGGTTCGTCTGGAGACGATGTTCG ACACTTTCAATATGCTGGACAAAGACAACTCGGGAACTGTTGAGTTCAACCTGATGGAG TGGCTGAACGTGTCCCTGCTCTGA